The Arachis ipaensis cultivar K30076 chromosome B07, Araip1.1, whole genome shotgun sequence genome includes a window with the following:
- the LOC110265088 gene encoding uroporphyrinogen decarboxylase 1, chloroplastic-like, whose amino-acid sequence MSIDRVVASLKVLNPHEAFSFNKFVASDSGANCYRVLGEGNSDYVVFQVESGAHCIQIFDSWGGQLPPGMWERWSKPYIKEIVDLVKKRCPETPIVLYINGNGCLLECMKDTGVDVIGLDWTVDMVDGRRRLGSGIGMQGNVDPAYLFSPLPALTEEIQRLAI is encoded by the exons ATGTCGATCGATAGAGTAGTGGCTTCTCTTAAGGTGTTAAATCCACATGAAG CATTCAGTTTTAACAAATTTGTTGCTTCAGATAGTGGTGCAAATTGTTATAGGGTTCTAGGAGAGGGTAATTCAG ATTATGTTGTTTTCCAAGTGGAGTCTGGGGCTCACTGTATACAAATATTTGATTCATGGGGTGGACAACTACCACCTGGTATGTGGGAACGCTGGTCAAAGCCTTATATCAAAGAG ATTGTAGATTTGGTCAAGAAAAGATGCCCTGAGACACCAATTGTTCTTTATATAAATGGAAATGGTTGCCTCCTTGAGTGTATGAAAGATACTGGAGTTGATGTTATTGGGCTGGACTGGACTGTGGATATGGTAGATGGAAGAAGAAGATTGGGTAGTGGAATAGGTATGCAGGGAAATGTGGACCCTGCCTACTTATTCTCCCCACTTCCTGCCCTCACTGAAGAAATTCAGAGGTTGGCTATTTAA